DNA sequence from the Bacteroidota bacterium genome:
GGTGGTAGTCTTTTCGTGCATTCGGTCCGCCGACGACCATGACGATCGTCTCCGCGTCTTCGTACACGCATTTGTTACCGACCGGCGGTTTGAGCAGATGACGGTTGTCGTCAATCCATTTTTTGAAGTTGAGCGGCGCTGTGAGAGCCATGACATTCCTCCTAATTGAATGATTTAGACTGTTGCTATCACCTTGAGTTCAATCGCTATCGGCGTTGGCAATGCGTGCACTTCCACCGTTGTGCGGCACGGCTGATTCTCTTTGAAATATTCTGCGTAGACTTTGTTGTATGCCGGAAAATCCCTTTTCATGTTTGTGAGAAAAACCGTCACATCTACAATCTTGTCCCAGCTCGAACCTGCATCTTCAAGAATTGCCCGGACGTTTTTGAAGACCGAATGACATTGCGTTTCAATGTCGTACGAAACAATACCGCCGTTCGCATCAAATTCAACGCCGGGAATTTTCTTCGTCCCTTTCTCCCTCGGCCCGACTCCCGAAAGAAACAAGAGGTTGCCAACACGCCGCGCATGCGGATAAAGCCCCACAGGCTCCGGCGCTTTTGATGAGTGAACTATTTCCTTCGATTCCATCAACAGACTAAACAGACTGAATAGATCAAACAGACTTCATATCTTGATGCACACATTCTTCGGCTCGGTAAAGAACCGTAACGCCTCAAGTCCGCCTTCTCTTCCGACTCCCGAATCTTTCATACCGCCAAACGGCGTTCGTAAATCGCGCAACATCCAGCAATTCACCCAGACGATGCCGGAACGAACCCGCGCCGCAACGCGATGCGCCC
Encoded proteins:
- a CDS encoding Rid family detoxifying hydrolase, translating into MESKEIVHSSKAPEPVGLYPHARRVGNLLFLSGVGPREKGTKKIPGVEFDANGGIVSYDIETQCHSVFKNVRAILEDAGSSWDKIVDVTVFLTNMKRDFPAYNKVYAEYFKENQPCRTTVEVHALPTPIAIELKVIATV